The Schistocerca nitens isolate TAMUIC-IGC-003100 chromosome 2, iqSchNite1.1, whole genome shotgun sequence nucleotide sequence GTTACTAATAAATATGTTTTAATGTAATACATTACAGATTCCTTCAGAAAATGAGTCACTGAAAGCTGTTATGGTATGGTTTCATGGAGGTGGATTTGGATTTGGATCAGGAAACACTGATCTTTATGGTCCAGATTATTTAGTTGCTGCTGATGTTATTGTAGTCACATTGAATTACCGTCTTGGAGCTCTTGGTAAATACCTCGTGGAAACATTGCTTAAGTTCTCTTGGTCAAATTAGCAGGTAGTCTTGATTACCTTCCTCAAACCAGAAAAACACTGTAATTGCTCTAATAAACATTTCAAGTTACCCATGTCAGTAATGCTTTCAAGCAGTCTTGTATTACTTTACTGTTGAGTGTAGAATGTACCATTCAGTATCGATAACATGACTGTTGTAGGCAGTTTCACGCATTATTCGTCTACAAAACTAATACACTGTTTTCCTTATGTGTTAATGTTTGTGCATGGATAGGTGGTGTTTTGACACCATATAACGAACAGATAGAAGGGTGAGTGAGTCAGGTGGCAGTTCAAAAACTAAAAAGCGGTTGTAACAGAAAGGTGGCACAAGTGATTAAAATTCAGGCAGTTGTGAAATGGAATCAACTCTGTAATATTGAATATCAGCATTTTCTCCGTGTGAAGATAATCAGTGTGAAATGCCGGAACATATCTTTTCTGAAGCATATTTTACAGGCCTATTTCTTTGTAAGCTTTAATTAATTTTAAGACATAATGTAGCAGTTTAAAAGTGGAcaaatgtttgtttctcaacaGGCTTTTTAAGTTTGGAAGATGCAACTATACCAGGCAATAATGGCCTTAAGGACCAAGTAGCTGCCCTCAGATGGATTCAGCAGAACATCATAAACTTTGGTGGTGATCCAGATAATGTTACAATATTTGGTGAGAGTGCTGGTGGTGCCTCTGTACAATACCATTTGATATCTCCAATGTCAAAAGGTAGTAATTGTTTAGAATGCTTTTGGTAGCAtatgcatatctctctctctctctctctctctctctctctctctctctctgtctgtgagtGTTTTAACTACATGACACCAAATATGTGATCCATTTTGAGCTTCCCTTACAATGTTGATAGTACAGAACATTGGAGCTCACTTGTAATTGTTATGTTGTTCTCCTTTTGTGATACCTGCTTTGGAAACATCTTATAAAAATGAATCAATTTGCAGTATACCATTTTGCTGCTTACAAAACCCCATAGAGATAAAAAGATCTAGCAAGGGTGTACTGATCAATCGTCATACTCTTTTTACACCAAACTACAATTTTCATTCTCCTGAAGGTACAATGTATTATTCCCAAGATATTGTGGTAAAGCTTCATAGTATTTGAGAGAAACAGAGAAAAGCATGTGACAATTGATATCGCCCAACCGTCCGTCCATTGTACACGACGAAGGACAGCATCTGTTTCATTTCCAATGCCTCCAGACATTGCAACTGAGGGGTCTACAACTAGCATATGAGATTTGTGCAGGGATTTCTGCAGGAATCGATTGCAGACCGGAGCTTCACAGTGAGTCTCCTTTTCACCAATGATACAATGCAAATTTACCCATAAAGTGTGGGCTGGCATCGTGGGAGTCTGTTTAATTGGACTGTACATTCTCCCACACCAACTTGATGGTTGCACATATCTTGTATTGCTGCGAGATGTTCTGCCGGACATGTTGTATGATGTTTCATGCCTGTTCATCACAACATTCAATTTCAGCACAATGGAACCCCCATGCATTTCAGCGGACAAGTGATGGTACATCGGTCGGCAACCTTTCCTAGCCACTGTATTGGCGTGGCAGGCTAGTCACATGGCCACCACAATCACCCAATCTGTCCCAAATACATTTATTCCTGTGGGAATGGGGTATCTAAAGGGCCTTGTGTACAAAACAGCTGTTACATCACTGGAGGACCTAGTGGACAGGACTGTTGTGGCACCAGGATATCTTCAAGTATCTTTAAGAGGAGGTTCCATTCACTGGAGCGTCAATGTCAAGTGTGTCTCAATGCATCCGGACAAAGCTTTGAGAATCTCCAGTAGTGGGTGTCCAGTTGTAGCatgtgactaaataactgcaaTGCCATTTAATAGCTCCGGATGGCTTTTAGAACCCTCAGTTCCTGTGTAATTACTGATCCTTGCTGTATGCtcgatgtgccatgtcagtttgtaaactatttttttaatcaccgtctgtgtgtgtgtgtgtgtgtgtgtgtgtgtgtgtgtgtgcgtgcgtgcgtgcgtgcgtgcgtgcgtgtgtgcgtgtgtgtgtgggcttgtgcgtgcacacacacacacacacacacacacacacacacacacacacacacacacacacacacacaatgcccaAATAAATCAGTCTTCTCTTAATTACAACTTGTAATTTCTTGTGCTAATACCACGACTACATTATCTGTACGCACTTTGAGTAAGCTGAGAGAGGAATATGCCATACGATAATGTTATGTGTGCAATATCTCTTTGTGAATGTTCTCTGTAGCGTGCACATTTGAAGTTAAAttagaaataaatgtaatataattttgttgcaGTTATTGCTACTCAAGTTATTTTCGTTGacgttttttcctttacttttccttATTGTGTTGTCGCACATCTGTTTAAAGAAATATTGTTTGATATTTTCAGGGAGTTTCAAAGTttcttgcagattttttttttcttcaaattgatGATGGAAAATATACAATGCAAACCTATGAATAGTTTGTGTCATTATAGCTTTTGATTCACTGAATATTTAGACCTATTAATACAgttacatattaaatatattttcttatttaggACTTTTTCACAAAGCAATTGCACAGAGTGGTTCTATTTTTAATCCTTGGGCAAGCAGAAAAACTTTGAAGGAGAGGTCGTTTGCCTTGGGTGCTGTGCTGGGATGTAAAACAAATGATCCAAAAGTGCTAATTGATTTTCTCAGGACTTGCACTCCAAAACAGATAGTGGAAGGCACTGCAAAAATAGTAACTCTTGATGTAAGTTGactgaaattattttacacttatCCAGTTTTGTGCTGCTCATTATAAAATAAGCACACCAGACAGAAAATTATTCACAAACAGGAAACATCACACTAATATCATGTAATATCACTTGAAACCTTTGAAATTTCCTTAATTTGGCAAACAAGAGTGTCCACAAGTTTCTTTTGGtacgccatatccagctgaagccatttGTTGATGTTTAAATCCATATTGTATGTTTGTTGATTACTATATTTCATCTGCTGttcaaatagtcccagacattttctatgcgATTAAAAATAAGTTATTTAGCTAGCCAAGCAAGGAACTGTAGGGTACCTTATTGTTTGTCAAaccaggcatgtatgtgtgtagcTCTGTGAGCACAGCTGTTGTCATCTTAGAAGACAGAAGTGTCCACACAATATTCATCATGAAGATGTGCTATAAAGGGCAACACTGGGCCACCGAGAATGTTAAAATAAACATCGTGGTTAATGTTCATAGTGacctgaatgagtgggcccaagtcatgTTAGGAAAAGTGCCTCCAAAACGTCACAGAACTAACTCTGTCCTCAGCTACATCCTCCACACAATGCAGGTTTTCTATCTGTTGGGTTGCCAGTGCTCTTGAGGCCTCACAGGATTTGAAAAAGTGAGAGAATTATGACTTATCAGACCACACTACAGGCCTGCAGTCGGCTACTGTCCAGTATTTGTGTTATCTAGCCCACTGGGCACTTTATGTACCAATATGACCAATGATCTTTTGTGAAGTACCTGACTCCAAATGACCACAATATGCAGTTGCCTCTGCAATGTCCACTTGGGAACTGGTTGAGATGGAACTGCATTCACTAACAATAGCAGCTGATTTGAAACCATTTTTCACTGACAAGGTGTGGCACTCATCTCCAGTCCCTGTTGGTTAGAATCTTTTTATGATCACTGTTCTTACTTGCCCACCTTGTAGGGACGTTAGACTGTCTATGGTCACACACTAACAAATTGGACAACTTCATTCACAGTGCGTTCATGGGTATGTCATAACATGATAGCTCCTCTCTGCCACTCTGTTACCTTTCCAGGTTGACCCaccttactgcgctgattccattcTACCACCTGGCACATCTACACCATTTCACTTCCATGAGTTACAGTTGAGTCATAAAATTGCAATTTATCATTTGTGCACCACATGCAGCACTCCAAAGTGGCTAATCTTCGTCTTTAATGGGGTTCTtaatattttgtccagtgagcttacaTAGGTGCTCAAACTGTTACACTGAACATATGATGATCTTCTCTGTCTGTTGGAGAGTTTGGAGATAGTGTAAAttagctcattattattattattattattattattattattgttgttgttgttgttgttgttgttgttgttgttgttgttactgttatttTTTCTATGCTAGGACAAACGGAAAGGAAACAGCATACCATTTTTACCAATACCAGAAAAGGACTCCGGCAGTTCACAAGAAGTCTTCCTACCTGATAACccacaaaatattgtaaaatcaGGAAAATTCTGTGATGTGCCTTACCTAACTGGAGTTACTTCCCATGAAGGCTTAATGGAGCTTAGAAGTATGTCATCCTCATAGTTTCCATTGTACAGGTTGTTAAAATTAATTACTTCTGATACTTATTAAAAATTTCAGATATTCTAAAAAAGCCAGAGTTGCTGAAAGAAATAGACGCAGACTTTGAAAGATTCGTGCCAGAAGATATGGAACTGAGAGAAAGTGAAAGATTGAAGAAAGCCAGTGATATGATAAGACAGTTTTATTTTGATGGTAAAGCACTCACAAAAGATAGCATAATGGATTATGTAAATGtatgtgaaattaatttttctgcGTGACTGTTTCAGTATATCATCTGAATTTCGAGATATCAATGAGCTTTTTCTGGCCTTTAGTTGCAGACTGATATAAACTTCGCAC carries:
- the LOC126236312 gene encoding juvenile hormone esterase-like isoform X2; translation: MADVETVTVKVAQGILKGKVVEAKYGGKYCSFQGIRYAKPPVGPLRFQPPQPPESWTGIRDALEEGAVAPHADWVRQKYRGEEDCLFLNVYTPKIPSENESLKAVMVWFHGGGFGFGSGNTDLYGPDYLVAADVIVVTLNYRLGALGFLSLEDATIPGNNGLKDQVAALRWIQQNIINFGGDPDNVTIFGESAGGASVQYHLISPMSKGLFHKAIAQSGSIFNPWASRKTLKERSFALGAVLGCKTNDPKVLIDFLRTCTPKQIVEGTAKIVTLDDKRKGNSIPFLPIPEKDSGSSQEVFLPDNPQNIVKSGKFCDVPYLTGVTSHEGLMELRNILKKPELLKEIDADFERFVPEDMELRESERLKKASDMIRQFYFDGKALTKDSIMDYVNLQTDINFAHGVYQTANYHVKYSRSPLYYYNFGFDSVLGVFKRFVGASHLPGVCHIDDIGYLFHMSIVDITVEHDSIEMSTIRRMVKLWTNFAKTGDPTPHLDADVKVKWTPYSLTNPCYLNIDKDLSIRHSLNKERMEFWDDLYKWSTAASKL
- the LOC126236312 gene encoding esterase FE4-like isoform X1 encodes the protein MILLKQILRTYVAISETSLSLFSRRCFLALTTNKKVLRLYSTRMADVETVTVKVAQGILKGKVVEAKYGGKYCSFQGIRYAKPPVGPLRFQPPQPPESWTGIRDALEEGAVAPHADWVRQKYRGEEDCLFLNVYTPKIPSENESLKAVMVWFHGGGFGFGSGNTDLYGPDYLVAADVIVVTLNYRLGALGFLSLEDATIPGNNGLKDQVAALRWIQQNIINFGGDPDNVTIFGESAGGASVQYHLISPMSKGLFHKAIAQSGSIFNPWASRKTLKERSFALGAVLGCKTNDPKVLIDFLRTCTPKQIVEGTAKIVTLDDKRKGNSIPFLPIPEKDSGSSQEVFLPDNPQNIVKSGKFCDVPYLTGVTSHEGLMELRNILKKPELLKEIDADFERFVPEDMELRESERLKKASDMIRQFYFDGKALTKDSIMDYVNLQTDINFAHGVYQTANYHVKYSRSPLYYYNFGFDSVLGVFKRFVGASHLPGVCHIDDIGYLFHMSIVDITVEHDSIEMSTIRRMVKLWTNFAKTGDPTPHLDADVKVKWTPYSLTNPCYLNIDKDLSIRHSLNKERMEFWDDLYKWSTAASKL